From the genome of Lutzomyia longipalpis isolate SR_M1_2022 chromosome 2, ASM2433408v1, one region includes:
- the LOC129788796 gene encoding probable RNA-binding protein EIF1AD, producing MSHTTRRKHLMREFMLDNLDLPTENQTIVKVTACPGNNLFVVEPPGDTETFLVSLPTKFRRNMWVQRGSYVLVEPIDEGNKVKAEIVKILMPEHIEEYTKANIWPEKFRKTIKEPADASPRDITTLPGNPNRPEEDSEDDETASDSS from the coding sequence atgtCTCACACAACAAGACGGAAGCACCTGATGAGGGAATTTATGCTGGATAATTTGGACCTGCCCACAGAGAATCAGACTATTGTCAAAGTTACGGCATGTCCGGGGAATAATTTATTCGTCGTGGAACCCCCTGGAGATACGGAGACCTTCCTCGTGTCGCTACCTACCAAATTCCGGAGGAATATGTGGGTACAGCGTGGGAGCTATGTGCTGGTGGAGCCCATCGACGAAGGAAATAAGGTGAAAGCTGAGATTGTGAAGATTCTCATGCCAGAGCACATTGAGGAGTACACAAAAGCCAACATTTGGCCAGAGAAATTCAGGAAAACCATAAAAGAACCCGCAGATGCGTCTCCAAGAGACATCACAACCCTGCCCGGTAATCCAAATCGACCGGAAGAAGACTCAGAGGATGACGAAACAGCCAGCGATTCATCGtag